The genomic region CAATATCATCTACAACAATTTTTGATATTTTAAGTATTTCTGGATCAAGTTCTTCTTTACCTGGAGCATCTGCTCCAATAGAATTTATATGCATTCCAGAATTAATCCAATCTTTTCTAACTATAGGTTCTCTAGATGGAGTAGCTGTTACAACTATATCCATATTTTTTACAGCATCTTCAGGTTTATTAACAGGATTTATAGAAAATTTTTCACCATATTTTTCAATATATTTGAAAGCAAATTTTTTCATTTTTTCTTTATCCTTATCATAAACATATACTTCTTCAATATTTAGAATAGAAGAAATTGCTAATACTTGAGTTTCAGCTTGAGCTCCTGCACCAATTAATCCAAGTTTATGAGAATCTTTTCTAGCTAAATATTTTGAAGCTATTGCACTTGCTGCTCCAGTTCTCATAGCAGTTATCCATGAGCCTTCCATAATAGATAAAGGAGCACCATTTTTAGGGTCTATTAAAATTATTGTAGCTATAACTGTTGGTAAATTGTATAATTCCATATTATTTGGATGAGAATTAACTATTTTTACAGCTGAAATATCTAAAGCTTCTAAATAGGATGGCATTGCTCTAAGGTCACCATTATATTTATGATAAAAAAGATAAGGTTTAGGAGGCATTTGGACTCTTTTTAATCCTTTTTCTTTAAATGCTTGTTCTACTACATTTAAAACTTCACTCATAGATATTAATGGCTCTATATCTTTTCTTTTTAAAAATAAAACTTTCATTCCATTATTCCTAAAAAATAAGTATTATAAATAGCTTAAAAATATAAATCTATAGAAAAAGGGAATGAGTAAAAGTGTTAAAAAGCATCGTGAAAAAGCAATTAAGAAAATTAATTTTGTAATATTTACTATAAGTTCTACACTTTATAATAAAAAAATTAAAGGAGAAAAAATAAATGATGAATCTGGAAGTAAAGCTATAAAATTGATAGAAAAAGCTGGATATAATGTTATTAAAAAAATTATTTT from Nitrososphaerota archaeon harbors:
- the ala gene encoding alanine dehydrogenase; its protein translation is MKVLFLKRKDIEPLISMSEVLNVVEQAFKEKGLKRVQMPPKPYLFYHKYNGDLRAMPSYLEALDISAVKIVNSHPNNMELYNLPTVIATIILIDPKNGAPLSIMEGSWITAMRTGAASAIASKYLARKDSHKLGLIGAGAQAETQVLAISSILNIEEVYVYDKDKEKMKKFAFKYIEKYGEKFSINPVNKPEDAVKNMDIVVTATPSREPIVRKDWINSGMHINSIGADAPGKEELDPEILKISKIVVDDIEQAVHGGEINVPLSKGIISLKDVYAELGEIVAGLKNGRESIEEITVFCSTGLAIQDAVTAKLVYDKALEKNVGQWIEFF